A section of the Oryza sativa Japonica Group chromosome 1, ASM3414082v1 genome encodes:
- the LOC4323900 gene encoding uncharacterized protein yields the protein MAATVEEQMVVKAIREECPWESLPKRLQSTLHTKEEWHRRIVDYCIRKRLQWNTCFARRVCREGEYYEEMMKYLRRNLALYPYHLADYICRVSRISPFRYYCDILFEAMKNEQPYDSIPNFTAADALRLTGVGRNEFIDIMNKCRSKKLMWKLNKSIAKELLPTQPVDFPIDPWWGVCLVNFTIEEFKKLSEEETATIDKICKEEANSYVLFDPKVIDGLYKRGLVYFDVPVYPDDRFKVSRLEGFVSNKDQSYEDPIEELLYAVFVVSSANATVAELAATLLADLYQLQAAASFACRLGWAVKLMDADSVLEDAPTFPSNILSDDEEGSNASINSEKSGQQLLSVDAGPRKISGTAHVALVVDANVTSYLMMGSLSPGLKSHAVTLYEAGKLGDSCIAELCSDLASLEGKKFEGVLEEFANHAFSLRCFLECLQSGGVSTNVNIDKAGEAKLTTSSLQDNVTAHLTKINIEDTDEMPQQKHSGLNSSDGKMLTSSATLLESGEGMEGNDVEGSGTTELDGSTDINVVKTKRKYRVDILRCESLASLPPATLERLFLRDYDIIVSMVPLPSSSVLPGSSGPIHFGPPSYSSMTPWMKLVLYTAGDCGPLSAVFMKGQRIRLLPKPLAGCEKALIWSWDSSVVGGLGGKFEGNLVKGNLLLHCLNSMLKQSAVMVQPLSVNDLNASGNLVTVDIPLPLKSDDQSIASVIAQTNLPQEQVLNLASVLKDLSSKFELSTLGYLRLLRLHRLTESDESHLENGSYQWVPLSLEFGIPLFSPKLCERICERVVESCILQKEDLAEHYDVMQTVRRRLRELCSEYQATGPVAKLFNKRGSSKDLPRVLINTISGRWNPVNDPSAPSEHERLKLAGRQRCQTEVVGFDGTFIRSYALPPEHDEAGTKSLSEEQSSAHDGKPDTEDADSKDVLLPGVNLIFDGAELHPFDISACLQARQPLWLIAEASAASSTMI from the exons atggcggcgacggtggaggagcAGATGGTGGTCAAGGCCATCCGGGAGGAGTGCCCATGGGAGTCGCTCCCCAAGCGCCTCCAGTCCACGCTCCACACCAAGGAGGAATGGCACCGCAG GATTGTGGATTACTGCATCCGAAAACGATTACAATGGAATACTTGTTTTGCTCGTAGAGTGTGCAGGGAAGGGGAGTACTATGAGGAAATGATGAAATACCTCCGGAGGAATCTTGCA TTATACCCGTATCATCTTGCAGACTATATCTGCCGAGTTTCGAGGATCTCACCATTTAGATATTATTGTGACATCTTGTTTGAAGCTATGAAGAATG AGCAACCATATGACAGTATTCCAAACTTCACTGCTGCTGATGCCTTGAGGCTTACTGGCGTTGGAAGAAATGAGTTCATTGATATTATGAACAAATGCAGATCAAAG AAACTAATGTGGAAGCTGAATAAGTCAATTGCAAAAGAATTATTGCCTACACAGCCTGTTGACTTCCCAATCGATCCTTGGTGGGGAGTTTGTCTTGTGAACTTCACTATAGAAGAGTTTAAG AAACTTTCAGAGGAAGAGACTGCAACAATAGACAAAATATGCAAAGAAGAAGCCAATTCCTATGTTCTATTTGACCCAAAGGTCATAGATGGCCTTTATAAAAGAGGTTTAGTGTATTTTGATGTGCCTGTTTACCCTGACGACCGCTTTAAAG TTTCCAGGCTCGAAGGTTTTGTTTCTAACAAGGATCAATCATATGAAGACCCAATCGAAGA GCTACTTTATGCTGTATTTGTTGTGTCAAGTGCCAATGCTACTGTAGCTGAATTGGCTGCAACTCTACTAGCTGACCTTTATCAGCTGCAAGCAGCTGCGTCGTTTGCTTGTCGACTGGGCTGGGCTGTAAAACTTATGGATGCTGACTCTGTACTTGAAGATGCACCCACTTTTCCCAGTAACATTCtgagtgatgatgaagaaggtTCAAATGCAAGCATCAATTCAGAAAAGTCTGGCCAACAGTTGCTCAGTGTTGATGCTGGACCAAGGAAAATATCTGGAACTGCCCATGTAGCGTTGGTTGTGGATGCGAATGTTACTTCGTACTTGATGATGGGCTCATTGTCACCAG GTTTAAAATCTCATGCTGTCACACTATACGAAGCTGGAAAATTAGGTGATTCTTGCATTGCAGAACTATGCAGTGATCTGGCTAGTTTGGAAGGGAAGAAGTTTGAGGGTGTGCTTGAGGAGTTTGCTAATCATGCATTCAGTCTTCGATGCTTCCTGGAGTGTTTACAATCTGGTGGAGTTTCTACCAATGTGAATATTGATAAAGCTGGTGAAGCAAAGCTTACAACAAGCTCCTTGCAAGATAATGTTACTGCCCATTTGACCAAGATAAACATTGAGGACACTGATGAAATGCCCCAGCAGAAGCACTCTGGTTTAAATAGTAGTGATGGGAAAATGTTGACTTCATCAGCGACTTTATTGGAAAGTGGAGAAGGCATGGAGGGAAATGATGTTGAGGGTAGTGGCACCACTGAACTAGATGGCTCAACTGACATCAATGTGGTTAAGACTAAAAGGAAGTACAGAGTTGATATCCTCCGATGTGAGAGCTTAGCTTCACTTCCACCAGCAACACTGGAACGGTTGTTTCTCCGGGACTATGACATCATTGTGTCTATGGTTCCTCTTCCTTCTTCATCAGTTCTTCCTGGTTCGTCAGGCCCAATTCATTTTGGTCCACCCTCATACTCTTCCATGACACCTTGGATGAAGCTGGTTTTGTATACAGCAGGGGATTGTGGACCATTATCTGCTGTTTTCATGAAAGGACAACGCATTAGATTGCTTCCTAAACCTTTAGCCGGTTGTGAGAAGGCACTGATATGGTCTTGGGATAGCTCTGTGGTAGGTGGGCTAGGagggaagtttgaagggaacttaGTCAAGGGCAACCTGTTGTTGCATTGCTTGAACTCAATGCTTAAACAATCAGCTGTTATGGTGCAACCACTTAGTGTAAATGATCTTAATGCATCAGGAAACCTTGTCACAGTGGATATCCCTTTGCCCCTGAAGAGTGATGATCAGTCAATTGCATCTGTGATAGCTCAAACTAATTTGCCACAAGAACAGGTCTTAAATTTGGCCTCTGTATTAAAAGACCTGTCCAGTAAATTTGAGTTGAGTACACTTGGCTACCTTCGGTTATTAAGACTTCATAGGCTTACTGAATCGGATGAATCACACCTAGAAAATGGAAGTTACCAGTGGGTGCCTTTGAGCTTGGAGTTTGGAATCCCCTTGTTCAGTCCAAAATTATGTGAGCGGATTTGCGAAAGGGTGGTCGAATCCTGTATACTTCAAAAAGAGGATCTCGCTGAACATTATGATGTGATGCAAACTGTAAGGCGGCGGCTAAGAGAACTTTGCAGTGAATATCAGGCAACTGGTCCAGTTGCTAAGTTGTTCAACAAGCGAGGAAGCTCAAAGGATTTGCCCCGTGTTTTAATCAACACCATCAGTGGCAGATGGAATCCAGTTAATGATCCTTCAGCACCAAGTGAACATGAGAGGCTGAAACTTGCTGGACGGCAGAGATGCCAAACAGAAGTCGTGGGATTTGATGGGACCTTTATCAG GTCATATGCACTTCCTCCTGAGCACGATGAGGCTGGCACCAAATCTTTATCTGAAGAACAATCATCAGCTCACGATGGAAAACCAGACACAGAAGATGCAGATAGCAAGGATGTACTCTTACCAGGTGTAAACCTCATATTTGATGGAGCTGAATTGCATCCATTCGACATCAGTGCTTGCCTTCAAGCACGTCAACCTCTCTGGCTCATAGCTGAGGCGTCAGCTGCTTCATCGACCATGATATAA
- the LOC4323902 gene encoding uncharacterized protein — translation MERDEVCCSCAMRQCRICHEEEEEGCTAMESPCGCSGSLKYAHRGCVQRWCDEKGSTLCEICLQNFEPGYTAPPKKAQPAHVAVTIRESLEVPRPSYEPEDTPLIGEQDYAECAGAAGRSATWCRSVAVTFTAVLLLRHLVAVVTVGAAHQYAFSLLTIYLLRASGILLPFYVVMRLISTVQKGQRQYQLQLLQEQRRNAARMHRLHGQEEQNQHAILVR, via the exons atGGAGAGAGATGAGGTGTGCTGTTCTTGCGCCATGAGGCAGTGCAGGATCTgccatgaggaggaggaggaagggtgcACCGCCATGGAGTCCCCCTGCGGATGCTCTGGCTCCCTCAAG TACGCGCACAGGGGGTGTGTGCAGAGATGGTGCGATGAGAAGGGGAGCACGCTCTGCGAGATTTGCCTTCAG AATTTCGAACCAGGCTACACTGCTCCTCCCAAGAAAGCTCAACCTGCCCATGTCGCAGTGACCATCAG AGAGAGCCTTGAGGTTCCCAGGCCAAGCTACGAGCCGGAGGACACGCCGTTGATCGGCGAGCAGGATTACGCCGAGTGCGCCGGAGCGGCCGGCAGGAGCGCCACCTGGTGCAGATCGGTGGCCGTCACG TTCACGGCTGTTCTGCTGCTGAGGCATCTCGTCGCTGTCGTGACGGTCGGAGCTGCACACCAGTACGCCTTCAGCCTCTTGACG ATATACTTGCTCCGGGCTAGTGGAATCTTGCTGCCGTTCTACGTCGTCATGAGGCTCATCTCCACGGTTCAGAAGGGTCAGAGGCAATACCAGCTGCAGCTGCTCCAG GAGCAAAGGAGAAATGCAGCTAGAATGCACAGGTTGCATGGTCAAGAAGAACAAAATCAACATGCCATTCTTGTCCGGTGA
- the LOC4323901 gene encoding outer envelope pore protein 16-2, chloroplastic — protein MSSSRLDTWTLKEEVASMDKRWLVDLGHPLVNRVADSFIRAAGVGAARAVSREAYFVTVEGLGGDTAGLDNAVKRSNFSRGDDGQKSLDAVVKSAGKEAFQWGLAAGVYSGLTYGLREARGCHDWKNSAVAGAIAGVAVALTGDTGNADHMVHFAITGAALSSAASLLSGIY, from the exons ATGAGCAGCAGCAGGCTGGACACCTGGACGCTcaaggaggaggtggcgagcaTGGACAAGCGGTGGCTCGTCGACCTCGGCCACCCGCTCGTCAACCGCGTCGCCGACAGCTtcatccgcgccgccggcgtcggggcCGCGCGGGCCGTCTCGCGGGAGGCCTACTTTGTCACCGTCGAAG GGCTTGGAGGGGACACGGCCGGGCTGGACAACGCCGTCAAGAGGAGCAATTTCTCGAGAG GGGATGATGGCCAGAAGTCGCTTGATGCCGTG GTAAAATCCGCTGGGAAGGAGGCTTTCCAGTGGG GATTGGCGGCCGGGGTGTACTCTGGACTGACGTACGGCCTGAGAGAGGCCAGAGGGTGCCATGACTGG AAGAACAGTGCGGTCGCCGGCGCGATCGCtggcgtggcggtggcgctgACGGGGGACACCGGGAACGCCGACCACATGGTCCATTTCGCCATCACCGGCGCCGCGCTTTCCAGTGCGGCGAGCCTGCTCTCCGGCATATACTGA